A DNA window from Thermosynechococcaceae cyanobacterium Okahandja contains the following coding sequences:
- the queF gene encoding preQ(1) synthase, translating into MQEDTIKYGERAIQEGELITFPNPRPGRHYTIDITLPEFTCKCPFSGYPDFATLYVSYIPYEKVVELKAIKLYINSYRDRYISHEESVNQVLDDLVAACDPVYMKIKGDFAPRGNVHTVITVEHHRSA; encoded by the coding sequence ATGCAAGAAGACACCATCAAGTACGGTGAACGGGCCATCCAAGAGGGTGAACTCATTACCTTCCCGAACCCCCGCCCCGGTCGCCACTATACGATTGACATTACCCTGCCGGAGTTTACCTGTAAGTGCCCTTTTTCCGGCTACCCTGACTTTGCCACCCTTTACGTGAGTTATATTCCCTACGAAAAAGTGGTGGAACTCAAGGCCATCAAACTCTATATCAACAGCTACCGCGATCGCTATATTTCCCACGAAGAGTCGGTGAACCAAGTTCTGGATGACCTCGTGGCCGCCTGTGACCCTGTGTATATGAAAATTAAGGGAGACTTTGCACCGCGCGGCAATGTACACACCGTGATTACCGTAGAGCACCACCGCAGTGCCTAG
- a CDS encoding transposase translates to MYPNKAQEKALFAARRLHCYLYNACISHRQFEYKHHHKLITYFDQQNLLPAFKAEWEEFAMLHSQALQSTVKRVDLAYQSFFKGLRGKPKFKSIRKYSGWGYPAKSGWKVDSTGKHGTVKLNDLGITVKMRGKAKHWGTPTTLTIVYKPSKRQWFASFTVEVVTPAPKFGAESELSYQSIVAYDLGTETALTWFDGSNFEEIENPRFTHKNEEQVRKVAKQKRRKRAPKKGVKASRRWRKINKRESNLKAKVARQRRDWQHKVTSEIASRYDIGVTEKLNTKGMTRAAKKGSQRKKQKAGLNKSILSVGFGTLNRMLSYKIEQKGGLVLQLPTREIKPSQRCPKCGAIHKEWAELGNRHHVCSDCGFEISRDKGSAMVMYNVATNQQPGVGTTLVSLGCLSSTSETRKHTGSMKQLGQTKRRKSSATVESGVLETPSACAVG, encoded by the coding sequence CTGTATCCAAACAAGGCGCAAGAAAAAGCCTTGTTTGCGGCACGTCGTTTGCACTGTTATCTCTACAATGCTTGTATCTCGCATCGTCAATTCGAGTATAAGCATCATCACAAGTTGATTACCTACTTTGACCAGCAAAATCTCCTGCCCGCGTTCAAGGCGGAATGGGAAGAATTTGCAATGCTGCACTCGCAAGCACTGCAATCAACGGTGAAACGAGTTGATTTGGCATACCAGTCATTCTTCAAAGGATTGCGCGGTAAGCCAAAATTCAAATCGATTCGCAAATACTCAGGATGGGGGTATCCTGCAAAGTCTGGATGGAAAGTTGACAGCACTGGCAAGCATGGAACGGTGAAGCTGAATGATTTGGGTATCACCGTCAAGATGCGCGGAAAGGCAAAACATTGGGGGACTCCAACGACCCTCACCATTGTCTACAAGCCGTCTAAGCGCCAGTGGTTTGCATCCTTCACTGTCGAGGTTGTCACCCCCGCACCGAAGTTTGGCGCTGAGTCTGAACTGTCGTATCAGTCGATTGTGGCCTATGACTTGGGGACTGAAACGGCTCTGACGTGGTTTGATGGGTCTAACTTTGAGGAAATCGAAAATCCTCGTTTCACCCATAAAAATGAAGAGCAAGTTCGCAAAGTTGCCAAACAAAAACGACGGAAACGCGCCCCAAAGAAAGGGGTCAAGGCTTCCCGTCGTTGGCGGAAAATCAACAAACGGGAATCTAATCTAAAAGCTAAGGTTGCACGTCAGCGTAGAGACTGGCAACACAAAGTCACTTCAGAGATTGCAAGTCGTTATGACATCGGAGTGACTGAAAAGCTGAATACGAAAGGGATGACCCGTGCTGCAAAGAAAGGAAGTCAGCGTAAGAAGCAAAAAGCAGGACTCAACAAATCGATTCTCTCGGTCGGTTTTGGGACTCTCAACAGGATGCTCTCGTACAAGATCGAGCAGAAAGGTGGGTTGGTGTTGCAGCTTCCAACACGGGAAATCAAACCATCGCAGCGTTGTCCTAAGTGTGGAGCAATTCACAAAGAATGGGCTGAACTTGGCAATCGTCATCACGTTTGTTCTGACTGTGGTTTTGAGATTTCTAGGGACAAGGGATCTGCGATGGTGATGTACAACGTTGCAACGAATCAGCAACCGGGGGTTGGAACGACCCTCGTTAGTCTTGGATGTCTTAGCTCGACTTCAGAGACTCGTAAGCATACGGGTTCGATGAAGCAACTAGGGCAGACGAAGAGACGGAAATCCTCTGCTACGGTGGAATCTGGGGTCTTAGAAACCCCATCCGCCTGTGCGGTGGGGTAG
- the tnpA gene encoding IS200/IS605 family transposase, with amino-acid sequence MTQLRKGSHVVFRIHLHIVFVTKYRREVLTQPMLEAMKPVLERVLSANQSSLVEFNGGPDYVHLLIDLHPDNNISDLIASLKSTSSRILRQQFKEEIDKVYWGKAKRWHDSKCIISCGGAPLETLKEYIQSQSGGRACALSLSIPTV; translated from the coding sequence ATGACTCAGCTTAGAAAAGGTTCTCACGTTGTTTTCAGGATTCACTTGCATATCGTATTTGTTACAAAATACAGGCGTGAAGTGCTGACCCAACCCATGCTTGAAGCGATGAAACCAGTTCTGGAACGGGTGTTGTCTGCAAATCAAAGTTCTCTAGTTGAGTTCAATGGTGGACCGGATTATGTTCATCTCCTAATTGATTTACACCCAGATAATAATATTTCTGATCTGATAGCGTCACTCAAATCCACATCTAGTCGAATTCTCAGGCAACAGTTCAAGGAAGAAATCGATAAAGTCTATTGGGGAAAAGCAAAACGCTGGCATGATTCTAAGTGCATCATTTCTTGTGGAGGTGCGCCGCTAGAGACTCTCAAAGAGTATATTCAAAGTCAATCCGGTGGGAGAGCTTGCGCCCTGTCGCTATCCATCCCCACCGTGTAG
- the gshB gene encoding glutathione synthase, whose amino-acid sequence MAIAFIIDPIAALDPSHDTSVALMEAAQGMGQEVWVTELSRLVIRDGQAWAHLTPVQLKPVQLVAGQWQVSQPWFEQGSPVWRPLTDFTAVWMRKDPPVNTAYLYATYCLDLLNPAKTPVLNAPAGLRHANEKMYALQFASVIPQTLVSSDKQVIREFVQRQGTAVLKPLGGKGGEGILFLQAGDRNLNSMIEISTERGHLPVMVQEYLPAAKEGDKRIILLNGEPIGAVNRIPSGDEFRGNMATGGRVAATAITERDRHICQVLAPRLRQDGLYFVGIDIIGGYLTEVNVTSPTGIREIDRLSGTRLAQQVMAWLVEFVASPSFSGA is encoded by the coding sequence GTGGCAATTGCCTTTATTATTGACCCCATTGCCGCCTTAGACCCAAGCCATGACACCAGTGTGGCACTCATGGAAGCGGCGCAAGGGATGGGGCAGGAGGTCTGGGTAACGGAGCTTTCCCGGCTAGTGATCCGCGATGGCCAAGCATGGGCACACCTAACCCCTGTGCAGCTTAAGCCCGTTCAACTGGTGGCGGGTCAGTGGCAGGTCTCCCAGCCATGGTTTGAGCAGGGTTCTCCCGTGTGGCGACCCCTGACGGATTTTACTGCCGTTTGGATGCGCAAGGATCCGCCAGTGAACACCGCCTACCTGTACGCCACCTACTGCCTAGATCTGCTAAATCCGGCAAAAACGCCCGTGCTCAACGCGCCTGCCGGACTGCGCCATGCCAACGAAAAGATGTATGCTTTGCAGTTTGCCAGTGTCATTCCCCAAACCCTTGTCAGTAGTGATAAGCAGGTCATCCGCGAGTTTGTGCAGCGCCAAGGCACCGCTGTCCTCAAACCCCTTGGCGGGAAGGGGGGAGAAGGGATTTTATTTTTGCAGGCGGGCGATCGCAACCTTAACTCCATGATTGAAATCAGCACTGAGCGGGGACATCTGCCTGTGATGGTTCAGGAATACCTACCCGCTGCCAAGGAGGGAGATAAACGCATCATCTTACTGAACGGGGAACCCATTGGCGCCGTCAACCGGATTCCCAGCGGCGATGAGTTTCGCGGCAATATGGCCACCGGGGGGCGCGTGGCCGCCACCGCAATTACCGAGCGCGATCGGCACATTTGTCAGGTTTTAGCGCCGCGCCTACGCCAAGATGGCCTTTACTTTGTCGGCATTGATATTATTGGCGGTTATTTAACGGAAGTCAACGTGACCAGTCCCACCGGTATTCGCGAGATCGATCGCCTTAGTGGCACCCGCCTTGCTCAGCAGGTGATGGCATGGCTTGTTGAGTTCGTTGCCTCCCCCTCCTTTTCGGGTGCATAA
- the grxC gene encoding glutaredoxin 3, which produces MASVEIYTWSACPFCIRAKQLLNRKGVPFTEYVIDGDEAARQKMAQRANGRRSLPQIFINNQHIGGCDDLYALEAQGKLDALLQSAA; this is translated from the coding sequence GTGGCCAGCGTTGAAATTTATACTTGGTCTGCCTGTCCGTTCTGTATCCGTGCGAAGCAACTACTCAACCGCAAGGGGGTGCCGTTTACCGAGTACGTGATTGATGGGGATGAAGCAGCACGGCAAAAAATGGCTCAACGGGCGAATGGGCGGCGATCGCTGCCGCAGATTTTTATTAACAACCAACATATTGGCGGTTGTGATGACCTCTATGCCCTTGAGGCGCAAGGCAAGCTCGATGCCCTTTTGCAGTCTGCGGCCTAA
- a CDS encoding CO2 hydration protein: MVQAVERPSSAKLPPVDHPLADIIHRLEAGGAMIPDTPENLMKIIGMYKAYSIPMDFYWRDLLYLGERVFIDPFPFFKYFPTKEYFDLPNHYAGDTADLRIWRGPAHAHPELMEFIEKGETAKLPRLLHHLWHDRINMEFSEDLARAMMWHGMGGQLDIYLDSEEYKAAAHKAIRAYFKRNPLMLALHKLFPDMFLEQARQATYMNVLGLFWEVMAPVFFEISDRYDDGSIKTVKDAMNFLVNGIFAIAGRPIYHHVYIDDEVHVLVPKEKGFTWLYEAAFPYVEAVFYRTAPFRGTKSYNAQADQIPSDQVDFHYGILFADKFPVGTAGIPPTLLHQDMYHFLPQYLKDHFHQHCRGEDDILVQLGIAFQRSMYTVTSAVLQATRAAFYYPLDDPNPEHLMANRRFFIAQMDRFIRPQYGIVNACKIRNVQNPNYR; this comes from the coding sequence ATGGTTCAGGCTGTTGAGCGTCCGAGCAGTGCCAAGCTGCCGCCGGTAGATCATCCCCTTGCCGACATTATCCACCGCCTAGAAGCGGGAGGGGCAATGATCCCGGATACGCCGGAAAACCTGATGAAAATCATCGGCATGTACAAGGCCTATTCCATCCCGATGGACTTCTACTGGCGGGATTTACTTTACCTTGGCGAGCGGGTGTTTATTGATCCGTTTCCCTTTTTTAAGTACTTTCCCACCAAGGAGTACTTTGATCTGCCCAATCACTACGCCGGGGATACGGCGGATCTGCGCATCTGGCGCGGACCGGCCCATGCCCATCCGGAGTTAATGGAATTTATTGAAAAGGGTGAAACCGCTAAACTGCCCCGATTGCTGCATCACCTCTGGCACGACCGCATCAACATGGAGTTTTCCGAAGATTTGGCGCGAGCCATGATGTGGCATGGCATGGGGGGGCAACTGGATATTTACCTAGACTCGGAAGAGTATAAGGCGGCGGCTCACAAGGCCATTCGTGCCTATTTCAAGCGCAATCCCCTGATGTTGGCGTTGCACAAGCTGTTTCCGGATATGTTTTTGGAGCAGGCGCGGCAAGCTACCTATATGAATGTGCTGGGGCTGTTCTGGGAGGTGATGGCGCCGGTCTTCTTTGAAATTAGCGATCGCTACGATGATGGCAGTATCAAGACCGTCAAGGATGCGATGAATTTCTTGGTGAATGGTATTTTTGCCATTGCCGGTCGCCCCATTTATCACCACGTCTATATTGATGACGAGGTGCACGTGCTCGTCCCTAAAGAGAAGGGCTTCACGTGGCTCTACGAAGCCGCGTTTCCCTACGTGGAAGCGGTGTTTTATCGCACCGCCCCCTTCCGTGGCACCAAGTCCTACAATGCCCAAGCGGATCAGATTCCCAGTGATCAAGTGGACTTCCACTACGGCATTTTGTTTGCTGATAAGTTTCCGGTGGGCACCGCAGGCATTCCGCCAACGTTGCTGCATCAGGATATGTACCACTTTTTACCGCAGTATCTTAAGGATCACTTCCATCAGCACTGCCGTGGCGAGGACGATATTCTGGTGCAGTTGGGGATTGCCTTCCAGCGCTCGATGTACACGGTGACCTCGGCGGTTCTGCAGGCCACGCGGGCGGCGTTTTACTACCCCCTTGACGATCCCAATCCAGAGCACCTGATGGCCAATCGGCGCTTCTTTATTGCCCAGATGGATCGCTTTATCCGGCCACAGTACGGCATTGTGAATGCCTGCAAAATCCGCAACGTTCAAAATCCAAACTACCGCTAG
- a CDS encoding NADH-quinone oxidoreductase subunit M, translating to MVLTLLILIPIAAALLMSVLPERLLRPVALGGAAATFGLSVWLLSQLDLQAVGLQFSEFAPWLPPLGLNYSLGVDGLSLPLIVLGAFLTLVVIFNGEKSSPRLFYVLVLVANAGITGALSAQNLLLFILFYELELVPFYLLILVWGGQRREQAAVKFLIYTAISGILILAAFLAMGWLTGAPSFDYADLQLANLAPTTQLILLVLLVLGFGIKIPLVPLHSWLPDAYVEASTPTAILLGGILAKLGTYGLVRFAVGLFPQAWGQLSELLAIVAAASILYGALAAIAQKDIKRMVAYSSIGHMGYVLLALAAHTHLSMVGAIAQMISHGLILALLFYLVGVIETKVGTRELDVLNGLLNPLRGLPTTSALLILGGMASAGIPGLVGFVAEFLVFQGSYAVFPIPTLIAVVGTGLTAVYFVILLNRTCFGRLDNATAYYPRVLWPEKVPALVLTLLILVLGVQPTWLVRWSETISEQLIAAIPGTTEVVASVAAHLP from the coding sequence ATGGTCTTGACACTGTTGATCCTGATTCCTATCGCAGCGGCTCTGCTGATGTCAGTGTTGCCGGAGCGACTGCTGCGCCCCGTTGCCCTAGGTGGCGCTGCCGCAACCTTTGGGTTGTCGGTGTGGCTCCTGAGTCAATTGGACTTGCAGGCGGTGGGGCTGCAATTTAGCGAATTTGCTCCATGGCTGCCGCCGCTCGGGCTGAACTACTCCCTTGGGGTCGATGGGTTATCCCTGCCGCTGATTGTGCTGGGCGCCTTCTTAACCTTGGTGGTGATTTTTAATGGCGAGAAAAGTTCACCACGCTTATTCTACGTGCTTGTCTTGGTGGCCAATGCGGGCATTACGGGAGCGTTGAGTGCCCAAAACCTGCTTCTGTTTATTCTTTTTTATGAGCTGGAGTTGGTTCCCTTTTATTTGCTCATCTTGGTGTGGGGGGGGCAGCGCCGCGAGCAGGCTGCCGTCAAATTCCTAATCTACACTGCCATCTCAGGCATTTTGATCTTAGCGGCCTTCTTGGCCATGGGCTGGCTAACGGGTGCCCCCAGCTTTGACTACGCCGATTTGCAACTGGCTAATCTTGCTCCCACCACCCAACTCATTTTGTTGGTGCTACTGGTACTGGGCTTTGGCATTAAAATTCCCCTTGTGCCGCTCCACAGTTGGCTACCGGATGCCTACGTCGAAGCCTCTACCCCGACGGCAATCCTGTTGGGGGGAATTCTGGCCAAACTGGGTACCTATGGTCTGGTGCGGTTTGCGGTGGGTCTATTTCCGCAAGCATGGGGGCAACTTTCGGAGTTACTGGCCATTGTTGCTGCCGCCAGTATTCTCTACGGTGCCCTAGCGGCCATTGCCCAGAAGGATATTAAGCGGATGGTGGCCTACAGTTCCATTGGCCACATGGGCTATGTTTTGCTGGCCTTAGCGGCCCATACCCATCTGAGTATGGTGGGGGCGATCGCCCAGATGATTAGCCACGGGTTAATTTTGGCACTCCTGTTTTACTTGGTGGGGGTCATTGAAACAAAAGTGGGCACCCGCGAGCTAGATGTGCTCAACGGTCTGCTCAATCCCCTGCGGGGCTTACCGACAACGAGTGCCTTGCTGATCCTCGGCGGCATGGCCAGTGCGGGGATTCCGGGGCTGGTGGGCTTTGTGGCCGAATTTTTGGTCTTCCAAGGAAGCTATGCCGTCTTTCCCATCCCCACGCTGATTGCGGTGGTCGGCACCGGCTTAACGGCCGTATATTTTGTGATTCTGCTCAACCGCACCTGCTTTGGCCGTCTGGATAACGCCACTGCCTACTATCCGCGGGTACTCTGGCCCGAAAAAGTCCCTGCTCTGGTGTTAACCCTCTTGATTTTGGTCTTAGGGGTGCAACCCACTTGGCTGGTGCGCTGGAGCGAAACCATCAGTGAACAGCTTATAGCGGCCATCCCCGGCACCACCGAGGTTGTGGCGAGCGTTGCTGCCCACTTACCTTAG
- a CDS encoding NAD(P)H-quinone oxidoreductase subunit F yields the protein MLQSFADTVWLIPFYALLGMGLSLIWSPGITRKTGPRPAGYVNILLTFLSFCHALLATVAIANKPPQYLHWTWLDVAGLHLNVPVEISILTTTALMLITGLNLMAQVFAVGYMEMDWGWARFFALLALFEGGMGALVLLDSLFFNYVVLEILTLATYLLIGLWFNQPLVVTGARDAFLTKRVGDLILLMGVLAIYPLAGSWNYDDLAAWAATAHVDPTLITLICLALIAGPMGKCAQFPLHLWLDEAMEGPIPASILRNAIVVATGAWVLVKLTPVLSLSPTALTALLVIGSVTALGGTLIATAQVDIKRALSYIVSADMGLVFIAVGLKEPGLAFVFVLTYAVAMALLMMSIGSIIWNSITQDLRLLGGLWSRRPISGLAFLIGTAGLLAVPPLAGFFPQAELLDTAFAQLPWVGVVLLLVNTFAAFSLGRTFCMIWGGDVKPMTARSPEVFWPMTLPMVVDVGVVLHLPIMMRSFNWVIWTHPSLQTAALLTVSALVGWGLAAWVYLGRAIPKPVRLPLPSLQDLLAYDFYTPKLYRATVVGAVDLISRLTAWVDRTLVDGTGNTFGLVTLLGGDRLKYSTTGQSQAYILTILLGTAILGIAICWPLLR from the coding sequence ATGTTGCAATCATTTGCGGACACAGTTTGGCTCATTCCCTTCTACGCACTACTGGGGATGGGGCTGTCCCTGATTTGGTCACCGGGGATCACCCGCAAGACCGGCCCGCGTCCGGCGGGGTATGTGAATATTCTGTTGACGTTCCTTTCCTTTTGCCACGCACTCTTGGCCACGGTGGCGATCGCCAACAAACCACCGCAGTACTTGCACTGGACTTGGCTAGACGTGGCCGGACTGCACCTTAATGTGCCGGTAGAAATTTCAATCTTGACCACTACCGCGCTGATGCTAATTACGGGGCTGAACCTGATGGCACAGGTGTTTGCCGTCGGCTATATGGAGATGGACTGGGGCTGGGCGCGTTTTTTTGCCCTGCTTGCCCTCTTTGAAGGGGGGATGGGTGCCCTTGTCCTGCTGGACTCGCTCTTTTTTAACTACGTGGTACTGGAAATTCTAACGCTGGCCACCTACTTGCTCATTGGCCTGTGGTTTAACCAGCCCTTAGTGGTAACGGGTGCCCGCGATGCCTTTCTCACCAAGCGGGTTGGGGATTTAATTCTGCTGATGGGGGTTCTGGCCATTTATCCCTTGGCCGGGTCTTGGAACTACGATGATTTAGCGGCCTGGGCCGCCACTGCCCATGTGGATCCCACCCTGATTACCCTGATTTGTCTCGCTTTAATTGCTGGGCCGATGGGGAAATGCGCCCAGTTTCCGCTGCACCTCTGGCTCGATGAAGCCATGGAGGGGCCAATTCCCGCCTCTATCCTCCGGAATGCCATTGTGGTGGCCACCGGTGCTTGGGTTTTAGTGAAGCTCACCCCTGTATTGAGTTTGTCGCCAACCGCTTTGACGGCCCTGTTGGTGATTGGTAGTGTGACGGCTCTGGGGGGCACGCTGATTGCCACGGCTCAGGTGGATATTAAGCGGGCACTCTCTTACATTGTGAGTGCCGATATGGGTCTGGTTTTTATTGCCGTCGGCCTGAAGGAGCCGGGGCTAGCCTTTGTTTTTGTGCTCACCTACGCTGTGGCCATGGCGCTGCTGATGATGAGTATTGGCAGCATTATCTGGAACAGCATTACCCAAGATTTGCGCCTGCTGGGTGGCCTGTGGTCGCGCCGTCCCATTTCTGGTCTGGCCTTCTTGATCGGTACGGCAGGGTTATTGGCGGTCCCCCCCCTAGCGGGCTTTTTCCCCCAAGCGGAGCTACTGGATACTGCGTTTGCCCAGTTGCCGTGGGTGGGGGTGGTTTTGTTACTGGTGAATACCTTTGCTGCCTTTAGTTTGGGACGTACCTTCTGCATGATTTGGGGGGGCGATGTCAAACCCATGACGGCGCGATCGCCCGAGGTGTTTTGGCCGATGACCCTGCCCATGGTGGTGGATGTGGGGGTTGTGCTACACCTGCCCATTATGATGCGCTCCTTTAACTGGGTAATCTGGACACACCCGTCGCTGCAAACGGCTGCCCTCCTCACGGTGAGTGCTCTTGTGGGGTGGGGTTTAGCGGCGTGGGTCTATTTGGGGCGCGCGATTCCCAAGCCTGTGCGCTTGCCGCTGCCCTCGTTGCAAGACCTGCTGGCCTACGACTTTTACACCCCAAAACTCTACCGGGCGACCGTTGTTGGGGCAGTGGATTTGATCTCGCGCCTAACGGCGTGGGTTGACCGCACGTTGGTGGATGGCACCGGCAATACGTTTGGCCTCGTGACGCTGCTGGGGGGCGATCGCCTCAAGTACAGCACTACGGGTCAATCCCAAGCCTACATCCTCACCATTCTTTTGGGCACGGCCATTCTTGGTATTGCCATTTGCTGGCCGCTGCTGCGCTAG
- a CDS encoding anti-sigma regulatory factor, producing the protein MTLTYVAPQWQTLTFSSTLFLQPILEILLTNIPLALRDELRLGLQEALVNAARHGNRLNPEKVVLVRYTYTPKQCWWVITDQGEGFLPPRCVLSPVDELLPPEDCECGRGLFLIYAIFDEVYWNAQGTEVSLCKYLAGV; encoded by the coding sequence ATGACGCTAACGTACGTTGCACCCCAATGGCAAACCCTAACGTTCTCTTCCACCCTTTTTTTACAACCCATCCTTGAGATTTTACTCACGAATATCCCCTTGGCATTGCGGGACGAACTACGCCTTGGGCTACAGGAAGCCCTAGTCAATGCGGCTCGCCATGGCAACCGCCTCAACCCCGAAAAGGTCGTGCTGGTACGCTACACCTACACCCCAAAACAGTGCTGGTGGGTGATTACGGATCAAGGGGAGGGGTTTTTACCCCCCCGCTGTGTCCTCTCCCCCGTGGATGAGTTGTTGCCTCCGGAGGACTGTGAGTGTGGGCGGGGTCTCTTTTTGATCTACGCCATTTTTGACGAAGTGTATTGGAATGCCCAAGGCACAGAAGTCAGTTTGTGTAAATACTTAGCCGGTGTCTAG
- a CDS encoding branched-chain amino acid transaminase gives MSDFLPYAYLNGQFVPFADAKISVATHALHYGTAALGGLRGLPNPETPNEILLFRLADHCQRLSRSAHYLGYELSTAQIKATIIEWVQKNRPTVPFYIRPLVYTSGLGIAPRLHDVEKDFLIYGMPLGEYLSAAGVTCRISSWQRQCDRSFPLRGKLTTSYIVSALAKTEAVASGFDEAILLNEQGKVCEASGMNLFLVRDGHLITPSVDQDILEGITRRSVIELAQAAGIPVIERAVDRTELLIADEVFLTGTAARIVPVRRIETYTLPEAHPLTSDLQARLHAIVLGRDPNYRHWVDVIPLP, from the coding sequence ATGAGTGATTTTTTACCTTACGCTTACCTCAACGGTCAGTTTGTCCCTTTTGCCGATGCCAAAATTTCCGTTGCCACCCATGCGCTTCACTACGGCACCGCCGCTCTTGGCGGTCTGCGGGGCCTCCCCAACCCTGAGACCCCTAACGAAATTCTCCTATTTCGCCTTGCCGATCACTGTCAGCGCCTGAGTCGGAGTGCCCACTACCTTGGCTACGAGCTATCAACGGCTCAGATCAAAGCCACGATCATTGAGTGGGTGCAAAAAAATCGCCCCACCGTCCCCTTCTATATCCGTCCCTTGGTTTATACATCCGGTCTTGGCATTGCACCGCGCCTGCACGATGTGGAAAAGGACTTTCTCATCTACGGGATGCCCTTGGGGGAGTACCTCTCGGCGGCGGGCGTGACCTGCCGGATTAGTTCATGGCAGCGACAGTGCGATCGCTCCTTTCCGTTGCGGGGGAAGCTCACCACCTCCTACATTGTTTCCGCCTTAGCCAAAACTGAAGCGGTGGCCTCAGGGTTTGACGAAGCCATTCTCCTTAACGAACAGGGTAAGGTGTGCGAAGCCTCCGGCATGAATCTTTTCCTTGTGCGGGATGGCCACCTGATTACACCGAGTGTGGATCAAGACATTCTAGAGGGTATTACCCGACGCAGTGTCATTGAACTGGCGCAAGCGGCAGGGATTCCCGTGATTGAGCGGGCGGTAGATCGCACCGAGTTGCTGATTGCCGATGAGGTGTTTTTAACGGGTACGGCGGCTCGGATTGTGCCGGTGCGCCGCATTGAAACCTACACGCTACCGGAAGCGCACCCCCTCACCAGTGACCTGCAAGCGCGCCTCCACGCCATTGTCCTTGGTCGTGACCCCAACTATCGTCACTGGGTTGATGTTATTCCTTTGCCCTAG
- the ald gene encoding alanine dehydrogenase translates to MRIGVPKETKDQEFRVGLTPAGVQSLRERGHEVVIETGAGVGSGFSDQTYRVAGATVVATPQQAWDAELVVKVKEPLPPEYGYLRSGQYLFTYLHLAASRELTVALLQSGITAIAYESVEENHHHQRNFPLLTPMSMIAGRLAVQFGARFLERPQGGRGVLLSGIPGVAPGRVVILGGGVVGTEAARIAVGLGAQVSILDINLERLKYLESLFGARVEYLYSTSHQIAALLPHADLVIGAVLVPGQRPPCLVPQALVQTMRPGAVIVDVAVDQGGCVETLRPTTHSQPTYTTFGVVHYGVPNMPGAVPWTATQALMNSTLPYILRLADHGDRAFELSPALAKGLTIHKHRLVHPDVQQVFPDL, encoded by the coding sequence ATGCGCATTGGCGTACCGAAAGAAACCAAAGATCAAGAATTTCGCGTTGGCCTCACCCCCGCCGGAGTGCAAAGTTTACGGGAGCGGGGGCATGAGGTGGTCATTGAGACCGGGGCTGGGGTGGGGTCTGGGTTTAGCGATCAAACCTACCGCGTTGCTGGCGCTACCGTTGTGGCCACCCCCCAACAGGCTTGGGATGCCGAGCTAGTCGTCAAGGTCAAAGAACCACTGCCCCCTGAGTACGGCTACCTACGCTCCGGCCAATACCTCTTTACTTACTTGCACTTGGCCGCCAGTCGTGAGTTAACCGTTGCGCTCCTGCAATCGGGGATCACCGCCATTGCCTACGAAAGCGTGGAAGAAAACCATCACCATCAGCGCAACTTCCCGCTGCTGACCCCCATGAGTATGATTGCGGGTCGTTTGGCGGTACAGTTTGGGGCACGGTTTCTGGAGCGTCCCCAAGGTGGCCGGGGGGTACTCCTGAGCGGGATTCCGGGGGTTGCGCCCGGGCGGGTGGTCATTTTAGGCGGGGGGGTCGTGGGTACCGAAGCGGCGCGGATTGCCGTCGGTTTAGGGGCACAGGTGAGCATTCTAGATATTAACCTCGAGCGGCTCAAGTACCTAGAATCCCTGTTTGGGGCACGGGTGGAATACCTCTACAGCACCTCCCACCAAATTGCTGCCCTCCTGCCCCACGCTGACCTAGTGATTGGCGCAGTGCTGGTGCCCGGTCAGCGTCCCCCCTGTTTAGTGCCGCAGGCGTTGGTGCAAACGATGCGTCCGGGGGCGGTCATTGTTGATGTGGCGGTTGATCAGGGAGGCTGCGTCGAAACCCTCCGCCCCACCACCCACTCCCAGCCCACCTATACCACGTTTGGCGTGGTGCACTACGGCGTGCCCAATATGCCGGGGGCAGTCCCTTGGACGGCTACCCAAGCCCTGATGAATAGTACCTTGCCCTACATCCTCCGCCTTGCCGATCATGGCGATCGCGCCTTTGAGTTATCGCCAGCGCTGGCCAAGGGGCTAACCATTCACAAGCACCGCCTCGTGCATCCTGACGTGCAGCAGGTTTTTCCCGACCTTTGA